The proteins below are encoded in one region of Pseudomonas putida NBRC 14164:
- a CDS encoding LysR family transcriptional regulator yields the protein MIETRLLRQFIAVAEELHFHKAAERLHMAQPPLSQAINRLEEKLGFSLLLRNKRGVRLTAAGAAFLDTAYRTLAELEQGIEYARSVSAGVSGKLTITAISIAYYDSLLSSLRRFRETYPNVQLTIREMPSASQAKALLAGEADIGFMRRLPLPAGTLEARLLLDEQIVMALPASHGKAQQGEVDLREFADEDFVFTPQALGGGYHAQLLALCEAAGFYPRVVQEAAQIHTLLGLVACGFGVALVPASFVGSTARERVQFCPIRPIDKQPAPGIGLYMKWNAQNASPALANFIAMFETQE from the coding sequence ATGATCGAAACACGTTTGCTCAGGCAGTTCATCGCTGTGGCCGAAGAATTGCACTTTCACAAGGCCGCCGAGCGCCTGCACATGGCGCAACCACCGCTGAGCCAGGCGATCAACCGCCTTGAAGAAAAACTGGGCTTCAGCCTGCTGCTGCGCAACAAGCGCGGGGTGCGCCTGACCGCAGCGGGTGCGGCGTTTCTTGACACGGCCTACCGCACGCTGGCTGAGCTGGAACAGGGGATCGAGTACGCCCGCAGTGTGTCTGCGGGGGTCAGCGGCAAGCTGACCATCACGGCCATTTCCATCGCCTATTACGACTCGCTGCTCAGCAGCTTGCGCCGTTTTCGCGAGACTTATCCGAACGTGCAGTTAACCATCCGCGAGATGCCATCGGCGTCACAGGCCAAGGCTTTGCTGGCCGGTGAGGCAGATATCGGTTTCATGCGCAGGCTGCCGCTGCCGGCTGGCACCCTTGAAGCACGGTTGTTGCTTGATGAACAGATCGTCATGGCCTTGCCCGCCAGCCACGGGAAAGCGCAACAGGGGGAAGTCGACCTGCGCGAGTTTGCCGATGAGGATTTCGTATTCACCCCGCAAGCCTTGGGCGGTGGCTATCACGCGCAGTTGCTTGCGCTGTGTGAGGCGGCGGGTTTTTACCCCCGGGTGGTGCAGGAAGCTGCGCAGATTCACACTTTGCTGGGCCTGGTGGCATGTGGTTTTGGCGTGGCCCTGGTGCCGGCCTCGTTCGTCGGTTCCACTGCGCGTGAGCGGGTGCAGTTTTGCCCGATCCGGCCGATCGATAAGCAACCCGCACCCGGGATCGGCCTGTACATGAAATGGAACGCCCAGAACGCTTCGCCAGCACTGGCCAACTTCATTGCCATGTTCGAGACGCAGGAGTGA
- a CDS encoding glycerate kinase, which translates to MKIVIAPDSFKDSLDAAGVARAIAVGLREAWPDAELVECPMADGGEGTMEAILAASHGELRRQTVRGPLGQSVEAGWGWLPQSRTAIIEMAQASGLQLVPTGQRDACRSSTWGTGELIAAALAAGAQRVVLAIGGSATNDAGSGMLRALGLRLLDADGQALEEGGLALAKLARIDASDLDPRLAEVQFEVAADVDNPLCGANGASAIFGPQKGANPQQVQALDQALGHFADICAQVLAKDVRDYPGCGAAGGMGFAARAFMGAQFRPGVEVVAELAGLDELVQGADLVVTGEGRFDAQTLRGKTPMGVARVAKRHGVPVVVLAGTLGEGYQQLYAHGVDAAFALASGPMSLEQACANAAQLLQARACDIGRLWRAAKRA; encoded by the coding sequence ATGAAGATCGTCATTGCCCCCGACTCGTTCAAGGACAGCCTCGACGCTGCCGGTGTCGCCCGCGCTATCGCCGTGGGCCTGCGCGAGGCGTGGCCGGACGCTGAACTGGTCGAGTGCCCGATGGCCGACGGCGGCGAAGGCACCATGGAGGCGATCCTTGCCGCCAGCCACGGCGAATTGCGCCGCCAGACCGTGCGCGGGCCGCTGGGGCAGAGCGTGGAGGCCGGGTGGGGCTGGTTGCCACAAAGCCGTACGGCAATCATCGAAATGGCCCAGGCCAGTGGCCTGCAACTGGTACCGACCGGCCAGCGCGACGCTTGCCGCAGCAGCACCTGGGGCACAGGCGAGCTGATTGCAGCCGCCTTGGCCGCCGGTGCGCAGCGGGTAGTACTGGCCATCGGTGGCAGCGCCACCAACGATGCCGGCAGCGGCATGTTGCGCGCACTTGGCCTGCGCCTGCTGGACGCTGACGGGCAAGCGCTGGAGGAGGGCGGCCTGGCCCTGGCCAAGCTGGCCCGCATCGACGCCAGCGACCTCGACCCACGGCTCGCCGAAGTGCAATTTGAAGTGGCGGCTGACGTCGACAACCCGCTGTGTGGCGCCAATGGTGCTTCGGCGATCTTCGGCCCGCAGAAGGGGGCCAACCCGCAGCAAGTGCAGGCGCTGGACCAGGCGCTGGGGCATTTTGCCGATATCTGTGCACAGGTGCTGGCTAAGGATGTGCGCGACTACCCAGGTTGCGGCGCTGCCGGTGGCATGGGCTTCGCTGCCCGGGCCTTCATGGGCGCACAGTTCCGCCCTGGGGTGGAGGTAGTGGCCGAGTTGGCCGGCCTCGATGAATTGGTGCAGGGGGCAGATCTGGTGGTGACTGGTGAAGGCCGTTTCGATGCCCAGACACTGCGTGGCAAGACACCGATGGGTGTGGCCCGGGTAGCCAAGCGTCATGGCGTGCCGGTGGTGGTGCTGGCCGGGACCTTGGGTGAGGGTTATCAGCAGTTGTATGCCCATGGGGTCGATGCTGCATTTGCGTTGGCCAGCGGGCCGATGAGCCTGGAGCAGGCTTGTGCCAATGCTGCGCAGTTGCTGCAGGCGCGGGCTTGTGACATTGGTCGGCTGTGGCGCGCTGCAAAGCGAGCATGA